Proteins encoded by one window of Rhodospirillales bacterium RIFCSPLOWO2_02_FULL_58_16:
- a CDS encoding phage portal protein has protein sequence MLGGIRRKVGAFIGGFHGGFEAAMGNRRLKAFQPSRAHLNTLIAAAGPDITARARYLIRNNGYAANAIESWAGNVVGAGIKPSSLIGDAELKARVQKLWLAWTDESDAESFTDFYGQQRRAAREVFIAGEVFFRFRPRRPEDDLAVPLQLQMIPSEMLPLTRTETLPFGNVIRQGIEFDRIGRRVAYHFLRRHPGDVTDPGLVGETARIPAYEVIHVIDPVDAGQLRGISRFAPAIVKMFLLDQYDDAELDRKKVAAMYALFVTTPSPAEPFDMAEETSADGERTMDVQPGQVVMLEPGEEIQASTPADVGGSYEPFQHRTLLQVSAALGVPYAYLSNDMSRANYSSSRLALLEFRRRAEAWQHSVMVHQLCRIVWRRWMDAAVMSGALDVPDYDQRRAEHLACAWLPPRWEWVDPLKDARAEIEQIEAGLKSRSQAIAERGFDAEQVDAEIAADKAREQTLGLTFGKPPPGAPDPSQDPTIAIA, from the coding sequence ATGCTCGGCGGCATTCGGCGCAAGGTCGGCGCCTTTATCGGCGGGTTCCATGGCGGCTTCGAGGCCGCCATGGGCAACCGTCGCCTCAAGGCCTTCCAGCCATCGCGCGCCCATCTCAACACCCTGATCGCCGCCGCCGGGCCCGACATCACGGCCCGCGCCCGCTATCTGATCCGCAACAACGGCTATGCCGCCAACGCCATCGAAAGCTGGGCGGGCAACGTGGTCGGCGCCGGCATCAAGCCGTCGTCGCTGATCGGTGACGCGGAGTTGAAAGCCCGCGTTCAGAAACTATGGCTGGCGTGGACCGACGAGAGCGACGCCGAGAGCTTTACTGATTTCTACGGCCAGCAGCGGCGGGCGGCGCGCGAGGTGTTTATCGCCGGCGAAGTGTTCTTCCGTTTCCGTCCGCGCCGTCCCGAGGACGATCTGGCCGTGCCCTTGCAGTTGCAGATGATCCCGTCCGAGATGCTGCCGCTGACCAGGACCGAGACCCTGCCGTTCGGCAACGTCATACGCCAGGGCATTGAGTTCGACCGTATCGGGCGGCGGGTGGCCTATCATTTCCTGCGCCGCCATCCCGGCGACGTCACCGATCCGGGATTAGTCGGCGAGACGGCGCGCATCCCGGCCTACGAGGTGATCCACGTTATCGACCCGGTCGATGCCGGACAACTCAGGGGCATCTCCCGTTTCGCCCCGGCCATCGTCAAGATGTTCCTCTTGGATCAGTACGATGACGCCGAACTCGACCGCAAGAAGGTGGCGGCGATGTATGCGCTGTTCGTCACCACGCCAAGCCCGGCTGAGCCGTTCGACATGGCCGAGGAGACGAGCGCCGATGGCGAACGGACCATGGATGTTCAGCCCGGCCAGGTGGTGATGCTGGAGCCCGGCGAAGAAATCCAGGCGTCCACTCCGGCCGATGTCGGCGGTTCTTACGAGCCGTTCCAGCACCGCACGCTGTTGCAGGTATCCGCCGCCTTGGGCGTGCCTTATGCCTATCTCAGCAATGACATGTCGCGGGCCAACTATTCGAGTTCGCGGCTGGCGCTGCTGGAGTTCCGTCGCCGGGCCGAGGCCTGGCAGCATTCGGTCATGGTTCACCAGCTTTGCCGCATCGTTTGGCGGCGGTGGATGGACGCCGCCGTCATGTCGGGGGCCTTGGATGTTCCTGACTACGACCAGCGCCGGGCCGAGCATCTCGCCTGCGCCTGGCTGCCGCCGCGCTGGGAATGGGTCGACCCCTTGAAGGACGCCCGCGCCGAGATCGAGCAGATCGAAGCCGGTCTCAAGAGCCGGAGCCAGGCCATCGCCGAGCGCGGCTTTGACGCCGAACAGGTTGACGCCGAGATCGCCGCCGACAAGGCAAGAGAACAGACGCTGGGTCTGACGTTCGGTAAGCCGCCGCCGGGCGCTCCCGATCCGTCGCAAGACCCCACGATAGCCATCGCTTAA